The proteins below come from a single Nitrosospira sp. Is2 genomic window:
- a CDS encoding FkbM family methyltransferase produces MSSFFIDVLSGLAVALYGLKGGYTKVNVKGQSIRIAVDNFRTLQRAKTYSIKEPDTLDWLDSFEPGSCFFDLGANIGQYSLYPAKKYGNDIQVYSFEPQCANYYLLNKNIYLNKLEKNITSYCIAVSGEEGFSKLYIPKFIGGGNRSQFGKEDLKNMKVAATHIQGMFGVTLDDLCAKWGFPYPNYMKIDVDGIEIPIMRGAENVLKNPALKSVIVELGTPEEQEEAVSLMERAGLKVKFKTTKNWGETCFVFAK; encoded by the coding sequence ATGTCCTCTTTTTTTATCGATGTTCTTTCCGGTTTGGCCGTAGCGCTTTATGGATTAAAAGGCGGGTACACAAAAGTAAATGTCAAAGGCCAGTCAATACGCATCGCGGTGGATAATTTCCGGACGCTTCAACGGGCAAAAACATATTCGATCAAGGAACCGGACACGCTTGACTGGCTTGACAGCTTTGAGCCCGGGTCGTGTTTTTTCGATCTCGGCGCGAACATCGGGCAATATTCCCTGTATCCCGCAAAGAAATACGGCAATGACATCCAGGTTTATTCATTTGAACCCCAATGCGCCAACTATTATCTGTTAAATAAGAACATATACCTGAACAAGCTTGAGAAAAACATCACCTCGTATTGCATCGCGGTATCCGGGGAGGAGGGATTTTCGAAACTGTACATTCCCAAATTTATCGGTGGCGGAAATCGTTCGCAATTTGGGAAAGAAGATCTGAAGAACATGAAAGTAGCGGCCACTCATATCCAGGGGATGTTTGGGGTAACCCTGGACGACTTATGCGCGAAATGGGGATTCCCCTACCCCAACTATATGAAGATCGATGTTGATGGCATCGAAATTCCGATCATGAGAGGGGCCGAGAACGTGCTGAAAAACCCGGCGCTTAAGTCGGTTATTGTCGAGTTGGGCACTCCCGAGGAGCAGGAGGAAGCAGTAAGTCTGATGGAACGAGCCGGCTTGAAAGTAAAATTCAAGACGACCAAAAACTGGGGCGAGACCTGTTTCGTGTTCGCAAAATAG
- a CDS encoding Ku protein yields the protein MMATSTSSSRALWKGAISFGLVHIPVALHSATTDHGLNFDWLDKRTMDPVGYKRVNKKTGKEIDRENIVKGIEYEDGNYVILSEEEIAAAYPKTTQTIEIEMFVPPTDIPFVYLERPYYVVPINKGAKVYALLREALYKTRRVGVARVVIQTKQHLATLVPTGPALVLNLLRWGNEIRSWENLSFPPEGTKEAGIVEKELKMAEQLVMDMSGKWHAEDFRDAFKDEVMKLVHEKAEKGDIERVTQPEESDVLGGGAQILDLTELLQRSLKKGGDKEEREKTPGRKPAKAGADRAEPGTKGAHKRRA from the coding sequence ATGATGGCGACTTCTACTTCAAGCAGCCGGGCCTTATGGAAAGGCGCTATCAGTTTTGGGCTGGTACACATCCCCGTAGCCCTTCATTCAGCCACTACGGACCATGGATTGAATTTTGACTGGCTGGACAAGCGCACGATGGACCCGGTTGGTTATAAGCGAGTGAACAAAAAAACCGGCAAGGAAATCGATAGAGAAAACATTGTAAAGGGGATCGAGTATGAAGACGGAAATTACGTCATTCTGAGCGAGGAAGAGATCGCCGCCGCCTATCCCAAAACGACACAAACTATCGAGATCGAGATGTTTGTGCCCCCAACCGATATTCCTTTCGTCTACCTTGAGCGCCCGTATTACGTCGTGCCGATCAACAAAGGGGCTAAAGTCTACGCGTTACTGCGGGAAGCCCTTTACAAGACACGCCGCGTTGGCGTCGCGCGGGTAGTTATCCAAACCAAACAGCACCTGGCCACGCTTGTGCCGACGGGCCCGGCGCTTGTGCTGAATCTATTGCGCTGGGGGAACGAAATACGCAGCTGGGAAAATTTGAGCTTCCCCCCGGAAGGAACGAAGGAGGCCGGAATCGTCGAAAAAGAATTGAAAATGGCGGAGCAGCTGGTGATGGATATGAGCGGAAAATGGCACGCCGAGGACTTTCGCGATGCATTCAAGGATGAGGTCATGAAACTCGTGCATGAGAAGGCGGAGAAGGGCGACATTGAAAGAGTGACTCAACCGGAGGAATCGGATGTGCTCGGCGGCGGCGCGCAAATTCTCGATCTTACCGAGTTACTTCAGCGCAGCCTGAAGAAGGGTGGGGACAAGGAAGAGCGTGAAAAGACACCCGGCAGAAAACCAGCCAAGGCTGGCGCCGACCGTGCAGAGCCCGGGACTAAGGGGGCGCATAAGCGCCGAGCGTAA
- the ligD gene encoding DNA ligase D: MPKADLLKTYRAKRNFSITSEPSGMGASDRSNKTALSFVVQKHWATRLHYDFRLELDGTMKSWAVPKGPSFDSDDKRMAVHVEDHPISYNSFEGDIPPGQYGAGKVIIWDKGTWVPLEDPHRGYRAGKLKFELHGHKLKGRWALVRMRNEQEKKQEAWLLIKEKDEYARPASKFSVVDEMPDSVAMLPTPEAPLDAGAAGAKPAGGIKNSPALLEGAVKAGLPAKLQPQLATLVDGPPNDSLEWVYEIKLDGYRMLTRVEGGEIRLFTRNGNDWSHKLPDLVKAMSSLRLKPGWLDGEIVVLDEKGLPNFQALQNAFDSARTQNIIYYLFDVPFYDGYDLRRVPLTQRREMLSSLLESSSSSHIRFSEVFDVPAADIIASACRLGLEGVIGKRKTSAYLSRRSSDWIKLKCTQRQEFIIGGYTDPKGSRAGIGSLLLGFYDEDKKLRYAGNVGTGFNEKTLRDLKTKLDSLTVRHSPFADASGMDKKSHWVSPELVAEVSFGEWTRDGHIRHSVFRGLRSDKKPETIVREKPMHATSAKSATASSALSSLKVTNPDRVIDPSSHLTKIDLVRFYSLIAPLMLEHLKGRPVSLVRAPDGISGQLFFQKHWEKENMQGVDQLDPALDPDHPPLLEISTANGLLSAAQMNVIEFHTWNAKKDAIDKPDRMTFDLDPGEGVQWPRIQESARLVSIFLNELGLKSFLKTSGGKGLHVVVPIKRLHGWDTVKGFSQAIVQHLAATIRGLFVAKSGSRNRVGKIFIDYLRNGFGATTVSAWSARARPGLGVSVPVAWEELESLASANHWSISNIHERLDKGNSPWADYEATRQSIAPAMKTLGYKPVKETAKH; encoded by the coding sequence ATGCCAAAGGCTGACTTATTAAAGACTTACCGAGCGAAGCGTAATTTCTCTATTACCTCCGAACCTTCCGGTATGGGCGCCAGCGACCGGTCGAACAAGACCGCGCTATCATTCGTAGTACAGAAGCATTGGGCGACGCGCTTGCATTATGATTTCAGGCTGGAACTCGACGGAACCATGAAAAGCTGGGCTGTTCCGAAAGGACCCAGCTTTGATTCCGATGACAAACGCATGGCCGTTCATGTGGAAGACCATCCTATTTCCTACAACAGCTTCGAAGGCGATATCCCACCGGGACAGTATGGCGCCGGTAAGGTCATCATCTGGGATAAGGGAACGTGGGTTCCTCTCGAGGACCCGCACCGCGGCTATCGTGCGGGTAAATTGAAATTCGAGCTGCACGGGCACAAGCTAAAAGGTCGCTGGGCGCTGGTCCGTATGCGCAACGAACAAGAAAAGAAGCAGGAAGCCTGGTTGCTTATCAAGGAAAAAGATGAGTACGCGAGACCCGCGAGTAAATTTAGTGTGGTGGATGAAATGCCGGATAGCGTCGCCATGCTTCCAACGCCGGAAGCTCCTCTTGATGCCGGGGCCGCTGGTGCGAAACCGGCCGGAGGAATAAAAAACTCCCCGGCCTTGCTCGAGGGCGCAGTTAAAGCTGGACTTCCGGCGAAACTGCAGCCTCAACTTGCAACTTTGGTGGACGGGCCTCCCAATGACTCATTGGAGTGGGTCTATGAAATCAAGCTGGACGGTTATCGGATGCTGACACGTGTCGAGGGTGGGGAGATACGCCTGTTTACCCGCAACGGAAATGACTGGTCGCATAAATTGCCCGATCTGGTTAAAGCAATGAGCAGCTTGAGATTGAAGCCAGGATGGCTGGATGGCGAAATCGTGGTGTTGGATGAAAAAGGCTTGCCGAATTTTCAGGCATTGCAAAACGCTTTTGACAGCGCGAGGACGCAAAACATCATCTACTATCTTTTTGATGTGCCGTTTTATGACGGATACGATTTGCGACGCGTGCCGTTAACGCAACGCAGGGAAATGCTGAGCTCGTTGCTGGAATCCTCTTCTTCGTCCCACATACGCTTCAGCGAAGTCTTCGACGTGCCAGCAGCGGATATCATCGCTTCCGCCTGCCGTCTCGGGCTGGAAGGCGTGATCGGCAAGCGCAAAACCTCGGCATACCTGTCCCGTCGCTCGTCGGATTGGATAAAGCTCAAATGCACGCAACGCCAGGAATTTATTATCGGCGGTTACACCGACCCCAAGGGTTCCCGAGCCGGTATCGGTTCCCTGCTACTTGGCTTCTATGACGAAGACAAAAAGCTGCGGTATGCCGGAAACGTGGGTACCGGATTCAACGAGAAAACGCTGCGTGACCTCAAGACGAAGCTGGACAGCTTGACTGTCAGGCATTCCCCCTTCGCGGATGCATCTGGAATGGATAAAAAGTCGCATTGGGTGTCGCCCGAGCTGGTAGCTGAAGTTTCCTTCGGGGAGTGGACCAGGGATGGCCACATTCGCCACTCGGTTTTTCGCGGATTGAGATCGGATAAGAAGCCTGAAACCATCGTCAGGGAGAAACCCATGCATGCCACCAGCGCAAAGTCCGCGACAGCTTCGTCTGCATTGTCTTCCCTGAAGGTAACAAACCCGGACCGCGTGATCGACCCTTCTTCTCATTTAACCAAGATTGACCTCGTGCGCTTTTACTCTCTGATTGCGCCGTTGATGCTGGAGCATCTAAAAGGAAGGCCGGTATCTCTGGTGCGTGCCCCGGATGGTATTTCTGGACAATTGTTTTTTCAGAAGCATTGGGAAAAAGAAAACATGCAAGGCGTGGACCAGCTTGACCCTGCCCTGGATCCCGACCACCCGCCATTGCTTGAAATCTCAACCGCTAACGGCCTGCTGTCCGCGGCGCAGATGAACGTCATCGAGTTTCACACATGGAACGCAAAAAAAGACGCTATCGACAAACCTGACAGGATGACTTTCGACCTGGACCCGGGAGAGGGAGTGCAATGGCCGCGGATTCAGGAATCGGCCCGACTTGTTTCCATCTTTCTCAATGAGCTGGGGCTGAAGTCTTTTCTGAAAACCAGCGGGGGAAAAGGTCTGCACGTTGTGGTGCCGATTAAGAGGTTGCACGGTTGGGATACGGTGAAGGGTTTTTCCCAGGCGATTGTTCAGCACCTTGCGGCAACCATTCGGGGGCTTTTCGTTGCAAAGAGCGGTTCCCGTAACCGCGTTGGGAAAATTTTTATCGATTATCTGCGCAATGGTTTCGGAGCGACCACTGTATCGGCCTGGTCAGCGCGGGCTCGCCCGGGATTGGGCGTATCAGTGCCAGTCGCATGGGAAGAACTGGAGTCGCTTGCGAGTGCAAATCACTGGTCTATTTCGAATATTCATGAGCGTCTGGACAAAGGCAATAGCCCATGGGCCGACTATGAAGCGACCAGGCAATCCATTGCACCAGCGATGAAAACGTTGGGATACAAGCCGGTTAAAGAAACGGCGAAGCATTAA
- the gshA gene encoding glutamate--cysteine ligase, whose translation MVGAKMSNNLPCGRFEMRISESLQPFIRNGLKGCEKEGLRISREGSISLSPHPVQLGAALTHPNITTDYSEALLELITPALSDGSEMLGFLTNLHRYVCTNIDDELLLSASMPIGDLRSSAIPIARYGSSNIGRMKHIYRQGLSYRYGGCMQVIAGIHFNYSLPESFWLEYQDFTKQPGDPQSFRASAYMGTIRNLQRYGWLIPYLFGSSPAVSKSFVDGRNSAYSNALEKFDETSYYKPFATSLRMSEIGYVNPVQASFRVSFNSLDEYIRDLSKATSIPYLDYERVGTKVGGKYRQLTTNLLQIENEYYTSVRPKQLTRPNERPLRALSNRGIQYIEIRSLDIDVFEPSGISIETTRFLEALSLLCLFHESPAHDIRQYDEVKHNALAVANKGRDPALKLLNKGQEVHLRTWALILCDQLQEICEALDNGNKARPYTQALHKQMEVIRHPELTSSAKMLATMRDQKLSVAELVLQKSREYTSHFQKTPLDNSVKRDFDLQVANSLEQLKRLNNASEIPFDEFLGNYFSKIPEPAKFPGIDRKASQVR comes from the coding sequence GTGGTCGGAGCAAAAATGTCAAATAACTTACCTTGCGGGCGATTTGAAATGCGTATCAGTGAATCACTTCAGCCTTTTATACGCAATGGCTTAAAAGGCTGCGAAAAAGAAGGTCTTCGCATTAGTCGGGAAGGATCCATATCGCTATCTCCACATCCTGTTCAGCTAGGGGCTGCGTTAACGCATCCGAACATAACCACGGACTATTCTGAAGCTCTGCTCGAGTTGATCACGCCAGCATTATCGGATGGAAGCGAAATGTTGGGTTTTCTAACAAACTTGCATCGATACGTCTGCACCAACATTGATGATGAACTGCTCCTGTCGGCGAGTATGCCAATCGGCGATTTGCGAAGCTCGGCAATTCCTATTGCCCGCTATGGCTCATCCAATATAGGAAGGATGAAGCATATATACCGGCAGGGCTTGAGCTACCGCTACGGCGGTTGCATGCAAGTCATTGCGGGAATACATTTTAACTACTCGCTTCCCGAATCCTTCTGGCTGGAATACCAGGATTTCACTAAACAGCCTGGCGATCCGCAATCCTTCAGAGCTAGTGCTTATATGGGAACAATCAGAAACCTGCAAAGGTATGGCTGGCTGATCCCCTATCTATTTGGCTCATCCCCGGCGGTCAGCAAAAGCTTTGTCGATGGCCGCAACTCTGCTTATTCGAATGCGTTGGAGAAGTTCGATGAGACTTCCTATTACAAGCCTTTCGCGACCTCATTAAGGATGAGCGAGATCGGCTATGTAAACCCAGTGCAAGCATCGTTTCGTGTTTCCTTTAACAGTCTTGATGAGTACATACGCGACTTGAGCAAAGCGACATCCATACCTTATCTCGATTATGAAAGGGTCGGCACGAAGGTTGGCGGTAAATACAGGCAGTTGACTACCAATCTCCTCCAAATCGAGAATGAATACTACACTTCAGTTCGGCCGAAACAACTGACAAGACCAAATGAAAGACCGCTGCGGGCATTGAGTAACAGGGGCATTCAATATATTGAAATACGATCCCTTGATATCGATGTTTTTGAGCCGAGTGGAATTTCAATTGAAACCACCCGGTTTCTTGAAGCTCTTAGTCTGCTCTGTTTATTTCATGAAAGTCCTGCGCATGACATTAGGCAATATGACGAAGTCAAACACAACGCATTGGCCGTAGCCAATAAAGGACGAGATCCGGCGTTGAAATTATTGAATAAAGGACAGGAAGTTCATCTGCGCACCTGGGCATTGATACTCTGTGACCAGTTGCAGGAAATCTGCGAGGCACTGGACAATGGTAATAAAGCCCGGCCCTACACTCAGGCATTACATAAACAGATGGAAGTTATTCGCCACCCCGAGTTGACGTCTTCGGCAAAGATGCTGGCAACAATGCGAGACCAGAAGCTGTCGGTCGCGGAACTGGTCTTGCAAAAATCCCGTGAATACACCTCTCATTTCCAAAAAACACCGCTGGATAATTCGGTAAAGAGAGATTTTGACTTACAGGTCGCGAATTCATTGGAGCAACTGAAACGGTTGAATAACGCGAGCGAAATCCCTTTCGATGAATTCCTTGGCAACTACTTTTCCAAGATACCAGAACCAGCGAAGTTTCCCGGAATCGATCGCAAAGCAAGCCAGGTTCGCTAG
- a CDS encoding glutathione S-transferase family protein, which yields MVILYQLERTWGIPNLSHFCCKTETYLRMADIKYTVNPTLPLFAPKGKLPYIEDGDLKLADSRFIIRHLKNKYRDLDEELTLEESALSLAMQRLLEEHLFWATMYSRWQYTDANWQVNKKAIFGVMPPVIRDVAAFYYRRRIQRQILGHGTGRHSAEEIFELGMQDVDALSACLGDKTYFLRDKPTSLDASAFGFLINTLGCPIESPLKEHALTKDNLRSYVERIKLQYYPDL from the coding sequence ATGGTCATACTTTATCAGCTGGAACGTACATGGGGCATTCCGAATCTCAGCCATTTCTGCTGCAAGACAGAAACGTATCTGCGGATGGCGGACATTAAATATACGGTAAACCCAACGCTTCCATTATTTGCTCCGAAGGGTAAGCTGCCTTATATCGAGGATGGAGATCTCAAATTGGCAGACTCGCGTTTCATCATACGGCACCTCAAAAACAAATATAGGGATCTCGACGAAGAGTTAACTTTAGAAGAGTCCGCGCTGTCGCTAGCGATGCAGCGCTTGCTCGAAGAGCATCTGTTTTGGGCGACGATGTATTCGAGGTGGCAATATACGGATGCAAATTGGCAAGTGAATAAGAAAGCGATTTTTGGTGTAATGCCTCCTGTCATTCGTGATGTCGCGGCCTTTTATTATCGCCGCAGAATACAGCGGCAGATTCTTGGTCATGGTACAGGGCGGCACAGTGCCGAAGAGATCTTTGAACTGGGTATGCAGGACGTCGATGCATTATCGGCGTGTCTTGGCGATAAAACGTATTTCCTGAGGGATAAACCGACCAGCCTCGATGCCAGTGCCTTCGGATTTCTGATCAATACCCTTGGTTGCCCGATTGAATCGCCGCTTAAAGAACACGCCCTCACGAAGGATAACCTGAGAAGTTATGTGGAGCGAATAAAGCTGCAATACTATCCGGATTTGTAG
- the smbP gene encoding small metal-binding protein SmbP — protein MVHAEEDHGENARTHLEQAIESGRKGDARGVGRHAQEAKRELIEENKEHPYTHLQKPIYGEHEKAEHDKEVFEEMDIAIEEAEEGDVEDATEAAERAARHLREKEQSK, from the coding sequence GTGGTTCATGCGGAGGAAGATCATGGTGAGAACGCCAGAACACATTTGGAGCAGGCGATTGAGAGTGGAAGGAAGGGCGATGCGAGAGGAGTAGGCCGCCATGCGCAGGAAGCGAAAAGGGAGTTGATCGAAGAAAATAAGGAACATCCTTACACGCACCTGCAAAAGCCGATTTATGGCGAGCATGAGAAGGCGGAACACGATAAGGAAGTGTTTGAAGAAATGGATATCGCCATTGAAGAAGCGGAAGAAGGCGATGTTGAGGATGCCACAGAAGCCGCAGAGAGAGCCGCGCGTCATTTGCGGGAAAAAGAACAATCAAAATGA
- a CDS encoding methyltransferase encodes MALQPPLKPHQPRGDDRPLWDAVFAVYGYPALLIAHRLKVFPLLEQGARTLPEICTALNIKRRPAVAMLSAATALGFLSLHDERYSLTSLAEDYLLEKSPSYFGFFWDMMIDNSEVFSYASLERAVLTDVPQAYGGGDIYKSHEEQAELARKFTRGMHSISMTLASAWPEAVDLSGHQRMLDIGGGSGAHTIGAALKVPHLQGVVLDLEPICEVAQEFIAKYGLRDRIKTHVADMWNDPFPEADLHFYSNIFHDWPLEKCKVLAEKSFASMGSGGRIIIHDVIYNDEKTGPFAPAAYSMLMMGWTEGESYSGRELSTMLKYAGFQDTHVYPAFGYYSVVTGVKL; translated from the coding sequence ATGGCCCTGCAACCGCCCCTAAAGCCACACCAGCCCCGAGGAGACGACAGGCCGTTATGGGATGCCGTGTTCGCGGTTTACGGCTACCCGGCGCTCCTCATCGCTCATCGACTCAAAGTCTTCCCGCTGCTTGAACAGGGGGCGCGGACGTTGCCCGAGATCTGCACAGCGCTGAACATTAAAAGAAGGCCGGCGGTGGCCATGTTATCCGCCGCCACGGCGTTGGGCTTTCTTTCGCTCCACGACGAGCGTTATTCGCTTACCTCCCTTGCTGAAGATTATCTCCTCGAAAAAAGCCCCAGTTACTTCGGTTTCTTCTGGGATATGATGATCGATAATTCCGAGGTATTTTCCTATGCCAGCCTGGAACGAGCGGTGCTGACTGATGTGCCTCAGGCCTATGGCGGCGGCGACATATACAAATCCCACGAGGAGCAAGCCGAACTGGCGCGAAAATTCACTCGCGGGATGCACAGCATCAGCATGACATTGGCATCCGCCTGGCCAGAGGCCGTCGATCTTTCCGGCCACCAACGGATGCTCGATATAGGCGGAGGGTCGGGCGCTCATACGATTGGCGCGGCTTTAAAAGTACCGCATCTTCAAGGTGTCGTTCTGGATCTGGAGCCGATATGCGAAGTCGCTCAGGAGTTCATTGCTAAATACGGCTTGCGGGATCGGATTAAAACACATGTTGCCGACATGTGGAATGATCCATTTCCTGAAGCTGACCTGCACTTCTATTCCAACATTTTCCACGATTGGCCCTTGGAAAAGTGCAAAGTTCTCGCGGAAAAGAGCTTCGCAAGTATGGGATCTGGAGGACGCATCATTATCCACGATGTGATTTATAACGACGAAAAAACGGGGCCTTTCGCGCCGGCTGCCTATAGCATGTTAATGATGGGCTGGACCGAGGGAGAATCGTATTCAGGTCGGGAGTTGTCCACAATGCTGAAGTACGCTGGTTTTCAGGACACACACGTATATCCGGCCTTCGGCTATTACAGTGTTGTAACCGGAGTCAAACTGTAG
- a CDS encoding ABC transporter ATP-binding protein, whose amino-acid sequence MRTLFTYCMLFPRRTAYVLIALLAAGVAEGLSLTALLPLLSIAVGDTANSDVGKRVVEALQSIGIVPTIGVMLSIIVGGMIVKSLILLVANRQVGYTVAHVATALRLELIDALLASRWQYYLRQPMGSLANSVATEAYRAANGFEHSVTVLALAIQVVVYGTVAMFVSWQATLTSFLAGIVMLRLLNELIRATRRAGTKQTHLLRHLLTYLSDVLGSVKSLKAMARDNVAEAILRDQTRQIEKATRREIMAREALMALQEPILATLIATGLYLALVMWELSLPAVMVMVFLLTRLLSLLNKTQRKYQNLMAQESAYWSLRTAIDEARAAAERTTGTRQPTFQQGIALRHIYFDYGTRPIFQDLNLEISVHSFTTIAGPSGVGKSTLLDLLCSLAEPKSGEILIDGVPLREINPRDWRRMIGYVAQENVLLHDTILNNILVGAPDLVEADAERALHQAGAWDFVSALPDGLHTVVGERGGLLSGGQRQRIAIARALAHQPLFLLLDEPTSALDPETERLFCETLRKLAQTLTIVAVSHQPALINAADNIYTLSKGKAERLHPSAETEYASEAPSVSRREATSGFR is encoded by the coding sequence ATGCGGACCCTCTTTACCTATTGCATGCTTTTTCCCCGGCGGACGGCGTATGTGCTGATTGCTCTGCTGGCGGCCGGTGTCGCTGAAGGGCTCAGCCTGACCGCGCTTCTCCCGCTGCTCTCGATTGCGGTAGGGGATACCGCCAATTCGGATGTCGGCAAACGGGTAGTTGAAGCGCTGCAAAGCATCGGCATCGTCCCGACCATTGGAGTCATGCTGTCGATTATCGTTGGCGGCATGATAGTCAAAAGCCTGATCCTGCTCGTGGCCAATAGACAGGTGGGCTATACAGTTGCTCATGTCGCTACTGCGCTCCGCCTCGAACTAATCGATGCGCTACTTGCCAGCCGGTGGCAATACTATTTGCGTCAACCCATGGGCTCGCTGGCAAACTCGGTGGCCACCGAGGCATACCGCGCGGCGAACGGTTTTGAACATAGCGTCACGGTGCTGGCGCTGGCGATACAGGTGGTTGTGTACGGGACCGTTGCCATGTTTGTTTCATGGCAGGCTACGCTCACCTCCTTCCTGGCGGGTATCGTGATGCTGCGGCTGTTAAACGAGTTGATCCGCGCTACCCGGAGGGCAGGGACTAAGCAGACACATCTGCTCCGCCACCTGCTGACATATCTTTCCGACGTGCTCGGTTCGGTAAAATCGCTTAAAGCAATGGCACGCGATAATGTTGCAGAGGCTATTCTCCGCGATCAAACCAGGCAAATTGAAAAAGCCACCCGGCGCGAGATCATGGCACGGGAAGCATTGATGGCCTTGCAGGAGCCCATCCTTGCCACTCTCATTGCAACCGGCCTGTATCTGGCGCTTGTAATGTGGGAGCTTTCACTGCCGGCCGTAATGGTGATGGTTTTCCTCCTTACCCGACTCCTGAGTCTGCTCAATAAAACCCAGCGGAAATATCAGAACCTCATGGCCCAGGAAAGCGCCTACTGGTCGCTGCGAACCGCGATCGACGAGGCTCGCGCCGCAGCAGAAAGGACCACGGGTACGCGTCAGCCCACCTTCCAGCAGGGAATCGCCCTGCGGCATATCTACTTCGACTACGGCACGCGGCCGATATTTCAGGATCTCAACCTCGAGATTTCGGTCCATTCATTCACCACAATTGCGGGACCATCCGGCGTGGGTAAGAGTACCCTGCTGGACCTTCTGTGCAGCCTGGCCGAACCGAAGTCAGGAGAAATCCTAATCGATGGCGTGCCTCTGCGTGAAATTAATCCACGCGACTGGCGGCGCATGATCGGCTACGTAGCGCAGGAAAACGTCCTGCTTCACGATACCATCCTCAACAACATCCTGGTCGGCGCTCCGGATCTGGTTGAGGCCGACGCAGAGCGGGCGCTACACCAAGCCGGCGCCTGGGATTTCGTCAGCGCGCTCCCGGATGGGTTGCATACGGTTGTCGGGGAACGGGGAGGATTACTATCCGGAGGGCAGCGACAACGTATTGCAATTGCCCGCGCACTGGCTCATCAGCCTCTTTTTCTGCTGCTCGATGAACCGACGAGTGCGCTTGATCCCGAAACCGAACGTTTGTTTTGTGAAACGCTCCGAAAGCTGGCCCAGACTCTCACCATTGTAGCTGTGTCTCATCAGCCCGCATTAATCAACGCAGCCGATAACATATATACGCTCTCAAAGGGAAAAGCTGAGCGCCTGCACCCCTCCGCGGAGACGGAATATGCTTCGGAAGCCCCATCCGTGTCCCGCAGGGAAGCCACTTCCGGTTTTCGATGA
- a CDS encoding PAS domain-containing protein, which yields MTFVVEKDPGLIPQILSQILDSSVNGITLVDPDQEDLPIVYANRQFEAMTGYAQQEILGRNCRFLQGKDRDQDARFAMKRAIEKQQGVEVTIRNYRKDGELFFNHLSLTPLFDNDGKLIYYLGIQYDVNRNREMLSKFSLQQEADTRRLLSSLLPRP from the coding sequence ATGACATTTGTGGTGGAAAAAGACCCAGGACTGATCCCCCAGATCTTGTCCCAGATACTGGATAGTTCGGTGAATGGCATCACGCTCGTGGATCCCGATCAGGAAGACCTGCCCATCGTCTATGCGAATCGGCAGTTCGAGGCGATGACTGGATATGCTCAGCAAGAAATACTTGGTCGCAACTGTCGCTTCCTTCAGGGAAAGGATCGGGACCAGGACGCCCGCTTTGCCATGAAACGAGCAATCGAAAAACAACAAGGGGTCGAAGTCACCATTCGGAATTATCGGAAGGATGGAGAGCTTTTCTTCAACCATTTGAGCCTTACTCCGCTTTTCGACAACGATGGGAAGCTCATTTACTACCTCGGCATACAGTACGATGTGAATCGCAACCGGGAGATGCTCTCCAAATTCAGCCTGCAGCAGGAAGCGGATACACGACGCTTGCTGTCTTCGCTGCTTCCCAGGCCGTGA
- a CDS encoding helix-turn-helix domain-containing protein: MNTQVQPHRSSCPVSCALDILGDKWTLLVLRDILFKRKRYFREFLTSPEKIASNILADRLRKLEAAGMILRRYDPSNGCKIAYSVTEKGIDLIPAILELLRWGAKHEVADSKHDELIEQFDRNPEQVIAEIRSSLGVGSVE, from the coding sequence ATGAATACCCAGGTTCAGCCCCATCGCTCCTCGTGTCCAGTCAGTTGCGCGCTCGATATATTGGGTGATAAGTGGACGCTGCTCGTCTTGCGTGACATTCTTTTCAAACGCAAACGTTATTTTCGGGAATTCCTCACATCGCCTGAAAAAATCGCTTCCAATATACTTGCTGATCGTTTAAGAAAACTGGAGGCGGCAGGTATGATTCTCCGACGGTATGATCCGAGTAATGGGTGCAAGATAGCCTATAGCGTCACGGAAAAAGGGATTGATCTAATACCTGCAATTCTGGAGCTGTTACGCTGGGGTGCAAAACATGAGGTAGCTGACAGTAAGCACGATGAATTAATTGAACAGTTTGACCGGAATCCCGAGCAAGTAATCGCTGAGATACGCTCGTCGCTAGGGGTGGGTAGCGTCGAGTGA